TTCAGACACAAGCTCCGACACTACCTAGTGCTGCCAAGAAACCTCAGATTCCGAGAACAAGGTGTAGACGCGCCAAGCACATGCTTCCTGTCGGGTTGTCTTCGACCCCACACTCTGAGTCAGCTTGGACAGTTGGACTAGTTCGTTGAGTGCAATGTGTTGTTAATGCCAAGATTAGATTCCCTTAAACTATCACCGGCCAATGGTACTTGTATTCTTACGCCTTCCATAATTTATTTAAAATATGCAGTGGGAAACCCACAGTTCAGCTCCAAAAAGAACAAAGAAGTTTAATGAATTAACCCCGTGCAGGTTGTTGTCTTTATATTGTTGGAAATAAGGTGTGCCGCAAACCGGAGAGAAGAAGATGGTTTGGCGGAAGCCAGATTTTGCACGATTCCTGGCATCACATTTGTGACCACGGAGTGCGACTCATTCTTTTGCCCGTTAACACGGCGGGGATGTACATTGGCTCCAACCTCAATTGAAGGTTGGCGACAGCAGTGACATACTGGCAAACTATATCTTCAAGTTTGGCGCACACCACACGATATCTTCAAGTTGCTTCCCTGATTTCAGTTGATCGCTGGTTCTGATATTCTGTTGGCTGATCCACTTGATCTATCTTATTTAAGCGAGACCACCAGACTAGCCAGAACTCCACACGACACAGCCAGAATAACGAGGAGCTCTTGCATGTGCCTTCTCCTCGTCCTCCTGTGATATTCTCATGGCCGTCCAGCCCCCCAACCCGGCTTCTCCTGTTCCCCTCGTGCGGGCAGCCAACCTCGGCGGCTGGCTCGTCACAGAGGGCTGGATCCTGCCCTCCCTCTTCGACGGCATCCCCAACAACGATCTGCAGGTAATGAATTCACCAAGCTGTTTCGTTCGTCGTCGTCCGTGTAGAATTAATGCCATGCTCATGGTCGATCGATGGAGCAGGATGACACGCAGCTGCAGTTCAGGTCCGTCACGCAGAATGCGTTCATAGCCGCCGAGAATGGCGGCGGGGCGGCACTGGTCGCCAACCGGGCCTCGGCCTCCGGTTGGGAGTCCTTCAAGCTCGGGCGAATCGACACGAACACGTTCAACTTCAAGGTGTTCAATGACCAATTCGTTACCATCGCCGGTGTTAACGCGGTGGCCACGGCCGCCATGGCCGGGAAGACAGAGACATTCCAGCTAGTGCGCAACGACGTTGACAAAAATAGGATGAGGATCAGAGCACCGAATGGGTCCTTCTTGCAGGTAAGTAACTTAATACTAAAATCACTATGTATAAGCAGGAAAAGCTCCTTTATCTTGAATGACTATGACAAGTAGTACGAGAGTTTACAACCGCAAGTTGCATGGAAGGGTACTTATCGTTCCTAATTAAACAACTACGAGTCATCAATATGTTCCTTTGCTGGCACTGCAGGCAAATAAAGATGGTTCGGTGACGGCAAACTTTGGCGAGAGCACGACCTGGGGAGACGATGATCCGTCCGTGTTTGTAGTGACCATAGTCAATTGGGTGCCCTCCATCTTCGATGGCATCCCCAACAAAGATCTCCTGGTAATGAGTTAAACTTGATGATGTTTCCTCCTTCTGGGTTGAATTTAGGCCAGGCTCATCCTCTTTCTTAATTTATCTCGGTTGATCTTGATGATGGAGCAGGATGGCACACAGCTACAGTTCAAGTCCCTGACGCAGAAGGCGTTCGTGGCTGCCGAGAATGGCGGCGGCGCAGCGTTGGTCGCCAACCGTCCCTCGGCTTCCGGCTGGGAGAGCTTCAAGCTATGGCGGATCGACCAGAACACCTTCAACTTCAAGGTGTCCAACAACCAGTTTGTGACCGTCTCCGGCGTTAACGTGGTGGCCACGGCCTCCGCGCCAGGGCAGACTGAGACGTTTCAGCTAGTGCGCAGCTACGCCGACAAGAATAGAATGAGGATCAGAGCACCAAATGGGTCCTTCCTGCAGGTAATTAAATTAATATTCCACTCAGTAGTACTCGTATTTTATACATTTCGAGGTTAGACTATTGATTGTATGAAAAATCAGACATAGCAAGCAAGAAAAGTTACTTTGACTATGACTAATAAAGTTTACAATCACAATCGTTCATGATTAAACATCTACTATGTTCCATGGCTGGCACGTCAGGCAAATAAAGATGGTTCGGTGACGGCCAACTTCGGCGAGAGCACGACCTGGGGAGACAATGATCCGTCCGTGTTTGCAGTGAACATAGTCAACGGGCCACATGGGGAGTACCAGATTTGCAATGGCTACGGCAAAGATATGGCTACACAGGTCATGAATGTATGTATGCCGAAAGACATCTTAATTTTTCTCCATAATTTTCCGAGATATAGGGTAGAGACATTAAAGCTAGTTTACATATTAGGATGGCAGA
This DNA window, taken from Triticum aestivum cultivar Chinese Spring chromosome 1D, IWGSC CS RefSeq v2.1, whole genome shotgun sequence, encodes the following:
- the LOC123180529 gene encoding probable glucan endo-1,6-beta-glucosidase B (The sequence of the model RefSeq protein was modified relative to this genomic sequence to represent the inferred CDS: added 53 bases not found in genome assembly); the encoded protein is MASPASPRPPIRSVNLGNWLVTEGWILPSLFDGIPNNDLQDDTQLQFRSVTQNAFIAAENGGGAALVANRASASGWESFKLGRIDTNTFNFKVFNDQFVTIAGVNAVATAAMAGKTETFQLVRNDVDKNRMRIRAPNGSFLQANKDGSVTANFGESTTWGDDDPSVFVVTIVNWVPSIFDGIPNKDLLDGTQLQFKSLTQKAFVAAENGGGAALVANRPSASGWESFKLWRIDQNTFNFKVSNNQFVTVSGVNVVATASAPGQTETFQLVRSYADKNRMRIRAPNGSFLQANKDGSVTANFGESTTWGDNDPSVFAVNIVNGPHGEYQICNGYGKDMATQVMNNHWSTYIVEADFAFMAANGLNAVRIPVGWWIASDPNPPAPFVGGALQALDSAFTWAERHNIHVIIDLHAAPGSQNPNEHSGGRDGSQTWGDSQIAQTVQVIDFLAARYAKRSSLLAVELMNEPVAPGVSLDSLKTYYQQGYNAVRRHSLTAYVIMSNRLSGSSLELVDFASQFNRVVLDMHYYALFDSKFDSYTVQDNIDYVNNFIASEINAINRPDGPLTFVGEWVAEWQVKDATKEDFQRFANAQMAVYRKATFGWAYWTYKNVNSHWSMQWMMDPYISLGNA